One part of the Ranitomeya imitator isolate aRanImi1 chromosome 10, aRanImi1.pri, whole genome shotgun sequence genome encodes these proteins:
- the BTG4 gene encoding protein BTG4 isoform X1, giving the protein MKEEIAATVVFITMLVKKHQKLSKQKIEKFGAKLTTILFARYKSHWYTENPSKGQAFRCIRINKCQSVDSVLEQTCAESDVDFEDLGLPKEMTIWVDPFEVCCRYGEKNNPFTIASFMGKDDCNVSKRISTAVEKATSDYHSGTSSDEETSVKEPKIIPTVSNPKSIYRAHPKCTEYSQPTQTWSQFPRRKNYPNDGYHQPQPAGYYPQHRAYKPYRKAAGPRLDRYHWVNTKR; this is encoded by the exons ATGAAGGAAGAAATTGCCGCCACCGTTGTCTTCATCACGATGCTGGTGAAGAAGCACCAGAAGCTGAGCAAGCAGAAAATAGAAAAGTTCGGTGCCAAACTGACGACCATCCTATTTGCAAGATATAAATCCCACTGGTATACAGAAAATCCATCAAAAGGACAAGCTTTTCG ATGCATAAGAATTAATAAGTGTCAGTCGGTTGACTCAGTCTTGGAGCAAACCTGTGCCGAGAGCGACGTAGACTTTGAGGATCTTGGATTGCCAAAGGAAATGACCATCTGGGTGGATCCGTTTGAAGTCTGCTGTAG ATATGGTGAGAAAAACAACCCGTTCACAATCGCAAGCTTCATGGGTAAAGATGATTGTAACGTGTCAAAGAGAATTAGCACCGCCGTAGAGAAGGCCACTTCTGACTATCACTCCGGGACGTCTTCGGATGAAGAGACTTCTGTAAAAGAACCGAAGATCATCCCTACTGTGAGCAATCCCAAGAGTATCTACCGGGCACACCCGAAG TGCACAGAATACAGCCAACCTACCCAAACCTGGTCCCAATTCCCTCGTCGAAAGAACTACCCAAATGATGGCTACCACCAGCCCCAGCCTGCGGGTTACTATCCTCAGCACAGAGCCTACAAACCCTACAGAAAGGCCGCCGGCCCTCGCCTTGACCGATATCACTGGGTGAACACAAAACGATGA
- the BTG4 gene encoding protein BTG4 isoform X2, whose protein sequence is MKEEIAATVVFITMLVKKHQKLSKQKIEKFGAKLTTILFARYKSHWYTENPSKGQAFRCIRINKCQSVDSVLEQTCAESDVDFEDLGLPKEMTIWVDPFEVCCRYGEKNNPFTIASFMGKDDCNVSKRISTAVEKATSDYHSGTSSDEETSVKEPKIIPTVSNPKSIYRCTEYSQPTQTWSQFPRRKNYPNDGYHQPQPAGYYPQHRAYKPYRKAAGPRLDRYHWVNTKR, encoded by the exons ATGAAGGAAGAAATTGCCGCCACCGTTGTCTTCATCACGATGCTGGTGAAGAAGCACCAGAAGCTGAGCAAGCAGAAAATAGAAAAGTTCGGTGCCAAACTGACGACCATCCTATTTGCAAGATATAAATCCCACTGGTATACAGAAAATCCATCAAAAGGACAAGCTTTTCG ATGCATAAGAATTAATAAGTGTCAGTCGGTTGACTCAGTCTTGGAGCAAACCTGTGCCGAGAGCGACGTAGACTTTGAGGATCTTGGATTGCCAAAGGAAATGACCATCTGGGTGGATCCGTTTGAAGTCTGCTGTAG ATATGGTGAGAAAAACAACCCGTTCACAATCGCAAGCTTCATGGGTAAAGATGATTGTAACGTGTCAAAGAGAATTAGCACCGCCGTAGAGAAGGCCACTTCTGACTATCACTCCGGGACGTCTTCGGATGAAGAGACTTCTGTAAAAGAACCGAAGATCATCCCTACTGTGAGCAATCCCAAGAGTATCTACCGG TGCACAGAATACAGCCAACCTACCCAAACCTGGTCCCAATTCCCTCGTCGAAAGAACTACCCAAATGATGGCTACCACCAGCCCCAGCCTGCGGGTTACTATCCTCAGCACAGAGCCTACAAACCCTACAGAAAGGCCGCCGGCCCTCGCCTTGACCGATATCACTGGGTGAACACAAAACGATGA
- the LOC138651094 gene encoding zona pellucida-like domain-containing protein 1, with amino-acid sequence MYLGIVLLIFSYLEPHNCQTCSPAYDRLPENSDISVTCGSSDIHLSINICPVYFANFLPNELALNGKHNLTECKGLMDISTDPPVLNFTLHLDDSSNNTCGNFIDIINEVGVGQFSAYSNVQAVSISGFVDSLPIAEMGLVSYSTNLYYNFSCHYPLQYILNNTELLTSFGAVAINNNSGSFISTLRMGIFTDENFTTEATGNGNTYELRKKIYVQVASNNTAMSYYVNLDECFATPGPIITTVGNDSYSFFTGCNKQNKTTIIQNGQATTAKFSFEAFRFLQHSGQKTSSIYLHCFTRLCLADQCAKCSGSRKRREANANKEQVMVSSGPLYVTGETGEWSGFNSGGTNLLTGNHAGLAVGLIVAAVIRA; translated from the exons ATGTATCTCGGCATAGTCCTGCTCATATTCTCCTACTTGGAGCCCCATAATTGTCAGACATGTTCCCCAGCGTATGACCGTCTACCGG aaAACAGTGATATATCTGTTACGTGCGGATCCTCAGATATTCACCTGTCCATAAACATCTGCCCGGTTTATTTTGCCAATTTTCTTCCCAATGAGCTTGCCTTGAATGGAAAACATAACTTAACGGAGTGCAAGGGTCTCATGGATATCTCAACAGATCCACCGGTCTTGAATTTCACTCTACATCTCGATGACTCTAGTAATAATACTTGTGGAAATTTCATTGAC ATTATAAATGAGGTTGGCGTAGGTCAATTCAGTGCCTATTCAAATGTCCAAGCAGTCAGCATCTCGGGATTTGTGGATTCATTGCCAATAGCCGAAATGGGACTTGTGTCCTACAGCACAAATCTATACTACAACTTCTCCTGCCACTACCCGCTGCAGTACATATTAAACAACACCGAGCTGCTAAC TTCCTTTGGAGCGGTCGCCATTAACAACAACAGTGGTAGCTTCATCAGTACTCTCCGGATGGGGATTTTCACG GATGAAAACTTCACCACAGAAGCAACTGGAAATGGCAACACTTATGAACTGAggaaaaaaatatacgtgcaagtaGCCAGCAATAACACGGCTATGAG ctACTATGTTAATCTGGATGAATGTTTCGCCACACCTGGTCCTATTATCACAACTGTGGGAAATGATAGCTACTCTTTCTTCACAGG CTGTAACAAACAAAACAAGACGACCATTATTCAAAATGGGCAAGCCACGACTGCAAAATTCAGTTTTGAGGCATTCCGATTTCTGCAGCACAGTGGCCAGAAAACGTCGTCAATATATCTGCACTGCTTCACCCGCCTCTGTCTGGCTGATCAATGTGCT AAATGCAGCGGCTCACGAAAAAGGAGAGAAGCTAATGCTAATAAAGAGCAGGTGATGGTTTCATCCGGACCCCTCTATGTAACAG GGGAAACGGGTGAATGGTCTGGATTTAACAGTGGTG GGACAAATCTTCTGACCGGAAACCATGCAGGACTTGCTGTTGGTCTCATCGTCGCTGCCGTCATAAGAGCTTGA